agatttccgatttacctgaatgaaaattttgactccggaattttcagaaaaatcgattttgtggctcaattacaagtcgccccgaggaaatatttatgtggcaagctcctccctatgtgccccacattctcctaacgtcaaatttgcgatttacctgaatgaaaattttgactccggaattttcagaaaaatcgattttgtggctcaattacaagtcgccccgaggaaatatttatgtggcaagctcctccctatgtgccccacgctatcctggtgttggaattgtaaactacctgaacgaaaaatttcactgcgaatttcagagagaaaactcgttactacgccaaaactccggtttaatatctttacgaaatacatcggaacgtattatctaacaaattctgcatctttctagaccgctcccgttgtcctaggatgaacggttcaaaagttgaagaacacattgcagcattcacaagttctcatcatagaaacatggctattgccgacgaatattcagagttcatcgaatgaaatgcatagatttcgactaattttgacattctgcgccgatctagaccattcccgttgctctagcatgtacggttccaaagttagcaaatacggctaaatatgcaaattagctataactccgcaaccgatagccgctcggtgaaaatatttgcacgccgagctcctctcctccttcccgatcaagccctcgagtcagattcacaatttacctgaacgaaaaaaatcaacggtgacgtcttgcggcagacgggcgcttcgcgcccgctgccgcgtttacaattatccttattgcaacacaaccgagcccctcctcctaaaaatcacatttatcggttttatctctttttctccaaaatttcacacaaacaagttttaaaatgatgttatttcgactaattttgatattctgcgtcgatctagaccattcctgttgctctacgatttatgcttcaaaagttagctattttgcataagatttcctaagttctcactgtagtaaaatgttgatttctcacgaagctttaatattttaatattgaaatgcatagatttcgactaaatttgagattctgcgtcgatctagaccattcccattgctctagcatgtacggttcaaaagttggcaaatgcggctcaaattgaaaattcgctttaactcctcaaccgcaagccgcacgattgaaatatttatgtgccgaactgctttttgctttcccaaccgtgcggtgctgtcagatttccgatttacctgaatgaaaattttgactccggaattttcagaaaaatcgattttgtggctcaattacaagtcgccccgaggaaatatttatgtggcaagctcctccctatgtgccccacattctcctaacgtcaaatttgcgatttacctgaatgaaaattttgactccggaattttcagaaaaatcgattttgtggctcaattacaagtcgccccgaggaaatatttatgtggcaagctcctccctatgtgccccacgctatcctggtgttggaattgtaaactacctgaacgaaaaatttcactgcgaatttcagagagaaaactcgttactacgccaaaactccggtttaatatctttacgaaatacatcggaacgtattatctaacaaattctgcatctttctagaccgctcccattgtcctaggatgaacggttcaaaagttgaagaacacattgcagcattcacaagttctcatcatagaaacatggctattgccgacgaatattcagagttcatcgaatgaaatgcatagatttcgactaattttgacattctgcgccgatctagaccattcccgttgctctagcatgtacggttccaaagttagcaaatacggctaaatatgcaaattagctataactccgcaaccgatagccgctcggtgaaaatatttgcacgccgagctcctctcctccttcccgatcaagccctcgagtcagattcacaatttacctgaacgaaaaaaatcaacggtgacgtcttgcggcagacgggcgcttcgcgcccgctgccgcgtttacaattatccttattgcaacacaaccgagcccctcctcctaaaaatcacatttatcggttttatctctttttctccaaaatttcacacaaacaagttttaaaatgatgttatttcgactaattttgatattctgcgtcgatctagaccattcctgttgctctacgatttatgcttcaaaagttagctattttgcataagatttcctaagttctcactgtagtaaaatgttgatttctcacgaagctttaatattttaatattgaaatgcatagatttcgactaaatttgagattctgcgtcgatctagaccattcccattgctctagcatgtacggttcaaaagttggcaaatgcggctcaaattgaaaattcgctttaactcctcaaccgcaagccgcacgattgaaatatttatgtgccgaactgctttttgctttcccaaccgtgcggtgctgtcagatttccgatttacctgaatgaaaattttgactccggaattttcagaaaaatcgattttgtggctcaattacaagtcgccccgaggaaatatttatgtggcaagctcctccctatgtgccccacattctcctaacgtcaaatttgcgatttacctgaatgaaaattttgactccggaattttcagaaaaatcgattttgtggctcaattacaagtcgccccgaggaaatatttatgtggcaagctcctccctatgtgccccacgctatcctggtgttggaattgtaaactacctgaacgaaaaatttcactgcgaatttcagagagaaaactcgttactacgccaaaactccggtttaatatctttacgaaatacatcggaacgtattatctaacaaattctgcatctttctagaccgctcccattgtcctaggatgaacggttcaaaagttgaagaacacattgcagcattcacaagttctcatcatagaaacatggctattgccgacgaatattcagagttcatcgaatgaaatgcatagatttcgactaattttgacattctgcgccgatctagaccattcccgttgctctagcatgtacggttccaaagttagcaaatacggctaaatatgcaaattagctataactccgcaaccgatagccgctcggtgaaaatatttgcacgccgagctcctctcctccttcccgatcaagccctcgagtcagattcacaatttacctgaacgaaaaaaatcaacggtgacgtcttgcggcagacgggcgcttcgcgcccgctgccgcgtttacaattatccttattgcaacacaaccgagcccctcctcctaaaaatcacatttatcggttttatctctttttctccaaaatttcacacaaacaagttttaaaatgatgttatttcgactaattttgatattctgcgtcgatctagaccattcctgttgctctacgatttatgcttcaaaagttagctattttgcataagatttcctaagttctcactgtagtaaaatgttgatttctcacgaagctttaatattttaatattgaaatgcatagatttcgactaaatttgagattctgcgtcgatctagaccattcccattgctctagcatgtacggttcaaaagttggcaaatgcggctcaaattgaaaattcgctttaactcctcaaccgcaagccgcacgattgaaatatttatgtgccgaactgctttttgctttcccaaccgtgcggtgctgtcagatttccgatttacctgaatgaaaattttgactccggaattttcagaaaaatcgattttgtggctcaattacaagtcgccccgaggaaatatttatgtggcaagctcctccctatgtgccccacattctcctaacgtcaaatttgcgatttacctgaatgaaaattttgactccggaattttcagaaaaatcgattttgtggctcaattacaagtcaccccgaggaaatatttatgtggcaagctcctccctatgtgccccacattctcctaatgtTGATTTTGCGAATTGTAAactacctgaatgaaaattttgactccggcgaattttcagaaaaaatcgattttgtggctcaattacaagtcaccccgaggaaatatttatgtggcaagctcctccctatgcgccccacattctcctaacgtcaaatttgcgatttacctgaatgaaaattttgactccggaattttcctAGTCTAGTTGTCTAGACTTTAGTtgtctacacttttccagacatttaatacctagggcaaaaaaaagttgtcGAAGCCCTAGACGTTGTACTATCCTTGTAGCCTAAAGGTACCATTTCCACAAAACTTAACAAAAAAACGCTAGAGGGCACTCAGTTCGTGCACTGGAAAAAAACTtagtaacaaaaaaatcaaattgctATGCACAACTCTTACgcttaaaaagaaattccacTTTCAAAAAGGACTTTCGAAAACTATGGAAATCAAAATAAAGTACATTGACTTATGGCACTTTATTTTTAAGTACTTAAAATTTTACTATTTGTTTAACTATATTCAATCTGATAAGTATAATTATTTGAGTAAAAGTATATTAAAAACCAATAAAAGtatgttattttcttatttcagtaCGCTAGATccctacttaaattttaagtACTGTTCCGTGTACAGAAAACACTTAAATGGCGAAAAATAAATACTCTTCAGCCGCTGTGTGCAAAAGAGTCGGCGACCCCTCGAGAACAAGCAAAAACTTTCTCTAAGAAATGGATTTTGCACCAAAAAATCGCTGGCTAGGTTCaaaattcttaaaattaaattttagacAAAACCAATTTAACTAAAAGTTGTTGAAAGAAGCCCCTGATCGCCAGGGTTTCTTGTTTAAGGCCCAGTCGTCGGGAACTCGGGCCGACCGGATTTGATCCCAGGGCCAGCTTACCCTTGGCATCGCAGTCCAATGCGATACCAATGCGGCGAGCTACGACTCtaatatttcaattttctttttcgataaAATTCGACTACTGAAACAACTCGTTAATTATCACGTCAAACTTGAGGGAAATTTATAAGGTGATTGCTGTACTAAatggaaaatttaaatttttaatacaaTGATCTCGTCCCAGGtcactttcttttcgattGGCAAGTTATCCGCCAGTGTTCGTCTGCATATCTGCCTGTTGCCGTTAACACAAAAACCACATTTGCGATGGAAATGTTTGTTCCATTTGAAACCAGTTCAGGTAGGTCCTTAAATACCAGATTAATGTTGTAGGATTTCCCTTTAGTCGAAAaacttcaacaaaaaaaacaaattttacaagaacTATTAGTTATATCTATTTTCTCACAATGTATTCTTGTTATTAAGGGGGGCCAGTTTAGACTTGtattaaaaattgtttctgtTTACTTTGGTGAAACATTATTTTACATTGCAAGGAGTCTGACGTTTGTTTCCTGCGTGCGTTCAACGCTCCATTAGTAGACTAGCATTCTCAAATCTCAACCATGTTCAGCAACAGATTAATGACTCGAATTAATGATACACAGCAACAAATATGTGTGTGCATTAAAACCGCTATATTGTGGAGAAATAATGACACAAAGTCTACTATAAGCAAGTTTGATATCTCAACTGCAATTTTTCTCTTACAAGTTCAAGCAATTATGCCGCTTTTTTGGCTTGTTTGAAACCCTGTTGTACTAGCTGCTGTGCTTTGGGTGCTGTGGGGTTATACGAATACGTTTTTTGAACGGGACCTGTACCCGCACGCTTGAAATTTGAGTCCATGAGACGTTGGCGTTCGTTGAGCTCGCTGGTGATTTTCTGGTTAGTCCATgctgtgaaataaaaaaggaaaaatattacCAACGACTgcacgtttaaaaaataagtggCAGAAAATGAAACTACCTTCCCGCATTGATTCCATGAATCCCTTTTTCGCACCCGCTCCTTTGACCGGACTCAAGGTTATTAACTGATCTATTTCGAAATAGCTTCGAACTTTTGGGATTCGCAGGAAACCAACTTGTACTAGAGATATTATGTTGGTCGTCAGCCAATAGCAGAGAATGGCCTAGAAATGAGAACGTTTAAGTTTTCCAACTACTGTTGACAAATCTTAAAATGTAATCAGAAGATATACCCCTGAGAAATTCATGGTGATGGGAAACATGATGAATGGTATAGCTCTGAAGAAATAAATTAGCAGGGGTGAGCCTTGAGCAGAAAGCTTGGCTGAATCGGTTCCCAACTGAAATGTCATCAACGTAGTGAATTAAGTGATTTGTCGgtctgaagaagaagaatgactTTACTTCAATGGTAGCCCACACTGTAATGCTAGTTAGCATCGGCAGTATGTAATATGGGTCACAGATTGTAAGATCAGTGAACCAAAATAACCCTCCATCTTTCATGCTCTCTACTGGGGTGTTTGCCATACCCTTtaaggcaaagaaaaaactcataaACACAGGTGCCTGCAATTTAAGAAATGTAAAAGAATAATAGtattaataaacaaaaattcactggatataaaacatttagctGTGTACCTGGATCAGAGGCACCATCAAATTTTTAAACGGATTCAATCCCTTCTCCTTCATGAACTGCTGAATTTCATACGCCATCTGGGCGGCTAGAAACGACAGAAATATTTAAGAATTAAAACTTAAATTGCATGGACAGCCATATGCACAAGTACATTGAATGGCATTTCCAGATTGTCTAGCATCTGTCATTTTTTGCTGAAGAACTTGCAATTGTGGCATGTTGTTTGTCATTTTGGCTGCATTTCTTTGGGCTTTGACAACCAAAGGAAACATTAGGGAGCGAACTGTCAAGACTCCTATAGAAGAAAATAAGTTATTATAAAGCGATGAGCCTGAATAGCAACAGTTTTACCTAACGCAATGCAAGCCCACCACGGAATGTCCAAACCAATGTGTACCCATTCCAAACAAGTTTGAATAAGGCCACTTGGTGACATTCCTCCTAGACCTATTTCTGCAAAGGTAGGTTCTGCTAAATTGCTCGTGGAAATTGCTTCTGAAATTGTTTCCACTGATGTCGGTACTGGTGGAGGGGCAGGTATGTCAACAAATTCCTGAcagacaaataaaacaaagatatcagaaaaacagaaaagaaatgtagGTTTCCTAAAAATACTTACTGAGGTACTAATGGTTGTTGTAGCAGCAGCTGGCACACTGGTGAGCGACGGCCCGTTAGACACATTTCTGGAATATGCTGAAAGGCTCAGCTGGCGTTGACTACACGGTTTCACATTGAAAACTTTGATGTGAATCCTTGACGGTCTGCATTGACTGAAAAATACAGGGGGAAAGGCGGGTGTATGGTAAGATTTCACGGGGATTACGACCGTTGCTGCACGCACCGTGCAAGTAAACTAAAAACACGGAAAGAAACGGTTTATCAATGTAACACCACCGTGAACCATTTTCAAGTGGTAACCTGTTTGCCTAACGGAAGAAGAATGAAACGACTCGACTGAGAAATCATTTTCAGGTTGGTGGCGTAAGATAAGTCTTGAAATCCCAGGACAATAATATTCGCGTGCAAATCCAACCAGCTTTAAATTgtgcttttttaaatagaaattcgtctgctggTACGTCAAGAATAAACGCCACCTAGTAATAACTCTATCAACGATAATGGCAAAGCGAAGAGCCACGGTTATTTCCGTCTCTGTCTTTAACAAATCAAATgacgaataaataaataggtAAAACTTGACATCATTACGAAAGGTGAATGATTGGTAAAACTTACTAATTTATTGAGAAGAACTCAAAATAAGGTAATCGAGCAATCAACTCAGATCACGTGTATTAATCATTTTTACATTCCGGGAAGCGAAACGAGGCAAACGCGGAATAAAACACCTATACTTGTTTCTCTTGTTATAAAACTGGATGGACAATCAATAGTGTACAGCCTTGACGTAAATCAGCACATTAAAATGAGGAGGGATCaagttattaaaaaaaaaaaaaaaaaaagaaacaaagaaacagTGAAAAATGTAAGGATTAAATGAGAGAGGTCtgattaagaaaaattttaaattaagagTAAAGCACTTGTGAGACCCGACAAAACGATACAGAGAAGTGTCGGGAGCAATGACTGCTGGCCACCAGTGGTGCGGCTATTACTACGTCCATCAAGCGTTCCCCAGCCTTTCGATCCGTCTTCATCACCACTCCAACCTGGATACGAAGAGCACTGATTTTTACAGTCGCTTGACTGGCAAATGTCGCAAACATTAGCTGGAACCGGTTCGTAAAACACGCGAGCACGACGTGCTGTTtcaagaaaggaaaaacaaaaaatgccagTTTAAACTTGAACAAAACACACGGGATATTTAAAGGAAACCTACAGCTGTCGTAATAATCGTACATGACGACAGGCACTTTACGCTGCTCTGCCACTTTGAAGACGCGATAAGCCTGAACAGTTGGGCAGACCGTATTTCTCGTCATCTAAAATGCAGACGAATAAAGAAAGGATTCTTAAAATGTAgctgaagaaaagaaaaagccaattgCTTACCTTGTCAAAGTACAGGGAAATTCCGGTACCACCTTCTTTCGTTTCAACTTTCTTAACGTCTTTAATAGCCCTGAGACTTGGAAGTGAATCCTCATCCATGACGTAACCAGAAGGCAGGCTGATTTCCATAACAGCCATGTTGCTTTCCTCACCGACAAAGCTACGAtcaaaagaacgaaaaaacgtgtaaaaatgagattgcgGTATGGAATGGAGCGACGACGTTATTGACTTACCTGGAGCAGATTGTCAATTGCATGCGGTTTTGATTGGCGTTTTTGAAAAGCTGCGGATCTAAAGTGAAAAGCGGCCACTCTCCGGTTACATTGAGGTTGTAAGAAGTGGACACTTGAATGATGGCGAACCCGCTTCCAACG
This genomic stretch from Daphnia magna isolate NIES linkage group LG10, ASM2063170v1.1, whole genome shotgun sequence harbors:
- the LOC116932271 gene encoding mitochondrial inner membrane protein OXA1L → MISQSSRFILLPLGKQFTCTVRAATVVIPVKSYHTPAFPPVFFSQCRPSRIHIKVFNVKPCSQRQLSLSAYSRNVSNGPSLTSVPAAATTTISTSEFVDIPAPPPVPTSVETISEAISTSNLAEPTFAEIGLGGMSPSGLIQTCLEWVHIGLDIPWWACIALGVLTVRSLMFPLVVKAQRNAAKMTNNMPQLQVLQQKMTDARQSGNAIQSAQMAYEIQQFMKEKGLNPFKNLMVPLIQAPVFMSFFFALKGMANTPVESMKDGGLFWFTDLTICDPYYILPMLTSITVWATIELGTDSAKLSAQGSPLLIYFFRAIPFIMFPITMNFSGAILCYWLTTNIISLVQVGFLRIPKVRSYFEIDQLITLSPVKGAGAKKGFMESMREAWTNQKITSELNERQRLMDSNFKRAGTGPVQKTYSYNPTAPKAQQLVQQGFKQAKKAA